The genomic window CGGTGCTTCAATTTTGCCTGCTGCTAGTGTATCGAATAGTACAATTCAAGATTTGTTATCTAGTTGGAGGTTGTAGCTAGTTATTGTTTGTGAGTTTTATGTAATAGTGGGGTGTATAAATTGTGGTTGTGTCTTTTTGTAATAAAATTTGATATTTGACAAAAAACATATTTATAAAATTTCAAATATtctttaataaaaattattaattgtcTTTACAACTAATTTATATATTTATGATTTAAATTTTATGACAAATGTAAATTAAAAATAATACATTGTCCTCTTTTAATCACTACTTAGAGAGTATGTTGGCTGAAGTATAACTATAAAATTTAATTATAGAATTTAAATATGTAATTTAACTGTAAAGTAGTATTtgtatatttatctatataattatattatatattaataaggaAAAGTGAGaatagaaaggaaaaaaaaaacataTGCAGATTTAATGTGGAATAAATAATTTAATGAAGAATTTGGAAaaataattattgtatgttataatTTAATTAggaatatatttttaaataataaataaaaaataaatttatatataaaattttaattcatCAATAAGTCATATGTCGAATTTCAATTCGACAATAATATATGTAATTAAAATAATTTGATTAGTTATTCGTATCGTGTATAAGGAGATCTCTCCCAATTTCATTTTTATTTTCCTTCTTACATGGtatacattttaataattatttaaagtaaaattattattattataatataaataaaaagaatCTAAAGTGTTGCGTCTACCCAACCCTTTTTATTTTTAATGAATCCCAAAAAACATTTTATCATGGAATCTAATCTAAATCTAATACCCAACTTACATTACTTTAATCGTTTATTAATACTATCTATTTCATAAGATGCAAATTTTTACATATaattttatatgtaaatatttgtattTATTTTAAGACGGAAGTAGTATTATTTTAAAGACTCTACTTATATGAGAAAATAAAATAAGGCAAAAGATAAACTTTCGCAAGTCTTTGTTAATTACTCCCTTCGGTCCATTTCGAGTTTCGCTAATGAAAATTGCGAATTTTAAGAATATAATTAATGATGGAAAAAATTACATGCAtatctttatttattattttaaaatcataaatatttaaataaaaaaattattatattgAAATTAATGTAAAAATATgattaaaaaaatattttaaatatatattaagttcattaaattataattaaaatggaTCAAAATAAATTTTATTACGCGATATTTAAAGGAGAATGGAAGAAGTACCTAATACTACGCTGCATTAATTATACAGATAAGAGCTGCTTTGAATTGGGCGATGTATGGGATTCAACATTCTGATTAAATTTGTTTTGCTCGAGATAAAGATAATACTATTATCGATTTTTTAAGTAGAATTTTATTaagagttaaaaaattttaaaatgctCTTTCCTATTTTTAGTTTGTTTTTTATTATGTGAATTACCGTTTGATGTAATCGATATATTTATTTGGATGATTTAATTGGATGAATGATGATAATttcagttataaaaaaaaaaaaaaaaaaacaacgttTTCGAAAATTCACGATATTCATGTAAAAGTTGTTCTCAAAATTCACGTCTTTTCACACCGCTATCCTATCTGTCAACTTAGATTAAACTAACAATATAACATCCTTTTTTTTTTTGAGGCCCCTCTCACTAGTTTATTAAAATTTCCGATTAGAGTTGTGGCTTTATTTAGGGTACTTACCAGCAGTTTTCAAGAATATCCGGAGAATTGGTGTTCAAAAAATTGTATCTGGACAAATTTAAAAGAAGCATTCACCATATTAAATTGATAAAACTTGTATTACTATATTttaaaattgtattatattttcgccTACTCGTTAGCATTGATGATATATGTATCATATTCACTCATTATAAGGAAAATACAGCCGCAAATTATAATTATATACCTCAACCCTAAGTAGACAAGAAAATGAGTTTTTCGTCTTAGGTGGATAAATATATCATTCTCGAATTCACCGTTATCGGGACAATTAATTTAATTGCGTGATTAGTTATTCCCGGTGTTGGTAATACCGGGAATCAAAGCGTGAAAATTGATTTCCGGTATTACCAATACCGGGAATAACTTTAATTAAACATGATTAGTATTCCCGATAACGAAAAAACCGAGAATGATTATTGATGTTCACCTATTAAGGTTCCGTCATAAAACAGTAGCGCACCCAAAAATACAGCTGTATACAAAAGATTCAACGCaaatgattaaaataaaagttCACAATATGGATATGGATAAAGTATTAAAGTTGATGCGACAATTTCTTTTTTTTAACAAATGGCATTATTCAATAGTATGTTCTTCAGACTTTTTTTTTTCGAAGAAGGAACTTTATTAGACAAACTTAAAATTACGATGATGGGTCAGCTATTAGTTATTTTCGAAATAAAATATAATTTTCTAAATTATAAAATTCGAAAATCAaatatcataaatattaatatattattaattagcaTTTTTTACGTTCGACTACCGTACAAACGGTACCTCAATCGATGCTCTTATCAAGTTACCAATACCAATTATGTTCTATTGTTTCACATGTCCtcttgattcttgaatcaagttAGAGTCACTCGCCATAATTTTTACTATGATTTTCattttattaatgttatttttttaaaagaaaataataatcattttattaatgtACTTTGAGGACTTTTACTCAAAATATTACTTTGAGCTTGAGGACGACGCCCCCAATATATGACCAGTCAAGGAGCCATGGTCAACTATAAACTTTATGAAACCTGACAGATTAAAGCAATCTAAACTTGCACGATCCATCCCCGATGTTTCTTTGCTGCGTCACAGTTATTATGAATACGAGTTTATTGTATATCCATCCGTTCCACTTCAAAAGTCGTGTAATGAAAATTCTAAATTTTTTCGAAAATCAATAATGATAgaaaaaattatttattatttaaaattataaatatttatataaaatagaaTAATTATTGAAATAAACATGAGGATAAAACTGGAAAAAATTGTTCAAATAAACATGAATTTCATAAAACTACATTTAAATAGATCAAAATAAATTTCATTATACGACACTTAAAGTGGACCGAGGCGAGTATACATCTTAAAAAAAAAGAGTTTATTATATTCCGCTGAATGAAGGGTGATCTGGTCTCCAAAATTTTGAATGATAAAAAAGTAATACCTTCATTGTATTCTTCATTCAATGCGTCATAACATAAATCTCTaatgtaaaaaataaaataagttattattgatCCTTCAATATTAAGGTTGGGAAAATAGGCTTAAAGTCCGGGATCGGCTCGAAAAATGAGCGGTCCCGGTCAAAAAAATAAGGATCATTTAGAAGGTGGGGTTTTTAGGTTCTGGATTGACGAACCCGGACTTTTAGATAGCTCGGGCCAAGCCGGTCCCGGACTGCTCGAGGGCTTTTGTAAAAAAAGAAggtaaaaattaattaatttttgttCTGTATATTATACGAATTTAATATTTTTTTCATTGTTTCACTATATTTATCTTGTAAATTTTAGATGGATTTTGATTTATGATTACAGTAGTAAAATTTGAGTACTATATTATGGGGAAAAACAAATTAGAAGGatattttgttaaaaatatatatctcGTATTGAAAGTCAAGGACGTCAATAGACTCCTCAATCATATTTTAAAGTGTTAGGATATCATTATTTTGCACTTTACTAGTTTGTTTACTATTTATGTATGGTTTGGATTGTTTGGTATTTATTTGTTTGAATTTTAtaagtttttttttctttatttttttttaattttaaacggACAGTTTGGGATCGGCTCGAGATCAAAAGCGGGTCGAACTCAGGCCTCGATTTTGAAGAtcgaaaaattttgagattcggatCGGCTCGTTTTCTGGCCGAGACCGGGCCGAGCCGGACAACTCGTTTTCCCAGTCATATTCAATATATTATGACATGAAGCCATATTCAATATACTATGACATGAGGGTGTCCGCTTTGGTAAATACACTCACTGAGCTTCCATTTCTCCACACAACAATCTCTCTATTATCTCTACCTCTTAACTAGCTATGGCTAATTCCTTCACAAACTTAGCTCTGTTTTCTTCTCTTCTTCTCCTCTGCATCGCCGTCTCTCCTTCCGTCGCATTTCGTCCGAAAGCATTAGTCCTCCCTGTCACAAAAGACTCCGCAACTCAACAATACATCGCAAAAATAAACCAAAGGACTCCTCTAGTCCCAGTTAAAGTCACCCTTCATTTAGGAGGACAATATTTATGGGTAGATTGTGACCAAGGCTATGTCTCTTCTTCTTACAGGCCTGCTCGTTGCCGATCTGCGCAATGCTCTCTTTCAGGTAATTAAGGTTATAAGACATTCCGACTCGGCTAccttaaaaatgaattttaatttttgttttattgATTTACAGGGTCTAAATCATGTGGAGACTGTTATGATGGTCCAAAACCAGGCTGCAATAACAACACTTGCGGTCTACTACCAGACAACGCTATTGCCAATTCCGGAACAAGCGGCGAACTTGCGTCTGACGTTATCTCCATCCAATCGACAGACGGGAAGAATCCTGGGAAAGTTGTCTCAGTTTCTAAATATCTTTTCACATGTGGTTCAGGATTTCTATTAGAAGGTCTTGCCAAAGGTGTTAAGGGAATGGCTGGTTTGGGAAGGACTAGGATTTCGATGCCTTCCCTATTCTCTGCAGCGTTTAGCTTCGATAGGAAATTCGCACTCTGCTTAACTTCTTCGTCAAGTCCAGGAGTTGTGATTTTCGGTGACGGGCCTTATGTCATGCTTCCAGGAATGGATGTTTCCAAGAATCTTATTTACACTCCATTAATCATAAATCCGGTAAGTACAGCTTCGGCTTATTTCCAAGGAAAGAAATCGGCTGATTATTTCATCGGGGTGAAATCTATCAAAATTAACGACCATGCTGTAAACATAAATTCTTCATTGTTGAGTATCACAAAAGATGGGTATGGAGGAACAAAGATTAGTACAGTCAATCCTTACACAGTTCTCGAGACTTCCATCTATGATGCTTTACTTAAAGCTTTTAAGAAATCACTTTCCAGAGTTCCTAGAGTCAAACCCGTTAAGCCGTTCGGGTTATGTTTCAATTCGACATTCCTCGGTAGCACTCGAGTGGGGCCCGGCGTGCCACAAATTGATTTGGTCTTGCAAAGCAAGAGTGTGTATTGGAGGATTTTTGGTGCGAATTCTATGGTACAAGTTAAGAATGATGTTTCGTGTCTAGGATTCGTGGATGGTGGATCGAAGCCTAGGACTTCTATTGTGATTGGAGGGCATCAAATCGAGAACAATCTTCTCCTGTTTGACTTGGCAACTTCTAAGCTTGGATTCAGTTCTTCTCTGTTGTTTAGACAGACAACTTGTGGAAGCTTCAACTTCACTTCTAATGCTTAAATACAGTTTTTCGTATAGTTTTTGTGGTTTGGTGTGTTTTGATGCATTAGAGAATTTCAACTTGTAATAAAGAATTTCTAATGAACATGGGCGTGAACTATGATGTGATATGGCTTTGGATTATAAAATGTTCTGAAATTCCTTCTAAGCATATGATTATTTATGTTGATGATTGAACAGTTCAATTATAATTGACTACCATTTGTATATAAAGAGGAATGGGTCGGACAATATCATGCTCAATATATCTGTGAATATAAAACTACAAATCTAGTCAAGAT from Rutidosis leptorrhynchoides isolate AG116_Rl617_1_P2 unplaced genomic scaffold, CSIRO_AGI_Rlap_v1 contig201, whole genome shotgun sequence includes these protein-coding regions:
- the LOC139881834 gene encoding probable aspartic proteinase GIP2, which produces MANSFTNLALFSSLLLLCIAVSPSVAFRPKALVLPVTKDSATQQYIAKINQRTPLVPVKVTLHLGGQYLWVDCDQGYVSSSYRPARCRSAQCSLSGSKSCGDCYDGPKPGCNNNTCGLLPDNAIANSGTSGELASDVISIQSTDGKNPGKVVSVSKYLFTCGSGFLLEGLAKGVKGMAGLGRTRISMPSLFSAAFSFDRKFALCLTSSSSPGVVIFGDGPYVMLPGMDVSKNLIYTPLIINPVSTASAYFQGKKSADYFIGVKSIKINDHAVNINSSLLSITKDGYGGTKISTVNPYTVLETSIYDALLKAFKKSLSRVPRVKPVKPFGLCFNSTFLGSTRVGPGVPQIDLVLQSKSVYWRIFGANSMVQVKNDVSCLGFVDGGSKPRTSIVIGGHQIENNLLLFDLATSKLGFSSSLLFRQTTCGSFNFTSNA